One Streptomyces sp. L2 genomic window carries:
- a CDS encoding Yip1 family protein has protein sequence MSQVGRKAGPAQPGPAPRCPGPGTFEDVAGFRIGRGGRDNRTPQGQQAPQGQQAPRGPSYGRQGPSYGRPSVPPSPYPPQGQGQGQPYGYPGPGGGDGPEYFDDGGYGQGGYPAPGQSGRQSPHAAQTPHDPYAANAPGHTQAFSVDEAAGYTQGATYHAGAAAPAGPSGPPLHWKDLLRGVVLSPNQTFLRMRDYTMWTPALVVTFLYGLLAVFGFDHAREDAISATLSNAVPIVLVTAVAMVLSAFILGVVTHTLARQLGGDGAWQPTVGLSMLIMSLTDAPRLLFAMFLGGDAGFVQLLGWATWIAAGALLTLMVSRSHDLPWPKALGASAIQLIALLSIVKLGTF, from the coding sequence GTCGGCCGCAAAGCCGGGCCCGCACAGCCGGGCCCGGCACCTCGCTGTCCGGGACCAGGTACGTTCGAGGACGTGGCTGGATTCAGGATCGGACGCGGGGGCCGAGACAACCGCACCCCCCAGGGACAGCAGGCCCCGCAGGGACAGCAGGCGCCGCGGGGGCCGTCGTACGGCAGGCAGGGACCGTCGTACGGCAGGCCGTCGGTGCCCCCGTCGCCGTACCCGCCGCAGGGGCAGGGGCAGGGGCAGCCGTACGGCTACCCGGGGCCGGGCGGCGGGGACGGCCCGGAGTACTTCGACGACGGCGGCTACGGCCAGGGCGGCTACCCGGCACCGGGGCAGAGCGGCCGGCAGAGCCCGCACGCCGCCCAGACGCCGCACGACCCGTACGCGGCGAACGCCCCGGGCCACACCCAGGCCTTCTCCGTCGACGAGGCCGCCGGCTACACGCAGGGCGCGACCTACCACGCCGGCGCGGCCGCGCCCGCGGGCCCCAGCGGTCCGCCGCTGCACTGGAAGGACCTGCTGCGGGGCGTCGTCCTCTCCCCGAACCAGACGTTCCTGCGCATGCGGGACTACACGATGTGGACCCCGGCGCTCGTCGTCACGTTCCTCTACGGCCTGCTCGCCGTGTTCGGCTTCGACCACGCCCGCGAGGACGCGATCAGCGCCACGCTCTCCAACGCGGTGCCGATCGTGCTGGTGACGGCGGTGGCGATGGTGCTGAGCGCGTTCATCCTCGGCGTGGTCACCCACACGCTGGCCCGTCAGCTCGGCGGCGACGGCGCCTGGCAGCCCACGGTGGGCCTGTCCATGCTGATCATGTCCCTCACGGACGCGCCCCGCCTGCTGTTCGCCATGTTCCTCGGCGGCGACGCCGGCTTCGTGCAGCTGCTGGGCTGGGCCACGTGGATCGCGGCGGGCGCCCTGCTGACCCTGATGGTCTCCCGCTCCCACGACCTGCCCTGGCCGAAGGCGCTGGGCGCGTCGGCGATCCAGCTGATCGCCCTGCTGTCGATCGTGAAGCTGGGCACGTTCTAG
- a CDS encoding carboxymuconolactone decarboxylase family protein, translating to MDARMNLFGNAVAGKFLRYLNSGSKAVTDSALPAATQELVKIRASQINGCGFCTDMHTKDAMKAGEDVQRLLLVAAWREATVFTPAERAALELAEQGTRIADAAGGITDEAWENAAQHFDEEQLGALVSLIALINAYNRVNVIVQQPAGDYQPGQFG from the coding sequence ATGGACGCTCGTATGAACCTCTTCGGCAACGCGGTCGCAGGCAAGTTCCTCCGCTACCTCAACTCGGGCAGCAAGGCGGTCACGGACTCGGCGCTGCCGGCGGCGACCCAGGAGCTGGTGAAGATCCGCGCCAGCCAGATCAACGGCTGCGGGTTCTGCACCGACATGCACACCAAGGACGCCATGAAGGCGGGCGAGGACGTGCAGCGCCTCCTGCTGGTCGCGGCCTGGAGGGAGGCGACGGTGTTCACGCCCGCCGAGCGTGCCGCGCTGGAGCTGGCCGAGCAGGGCACCCGGATCGCCGACGCGGCCGGCGGCATCACCGACGAGGCCTGGGAGAACGCCGCCCAGCACTTCGACGAGGAGCAGCTCGGCGCGCTGGTCTCCCTCATCGCCCTGATCAACGCCTACAACCGCGTGAACGTCATCGTCCAGCAGCCGGCCGGCGACTACCAGCCGGGCCAGTTCGGCTGA
- a CDS encoding SulP family inorganic anion transporter, with protein sequence MSSTLPAAPKPPKPPKSPKSLGSRLPRPVWLTSPTVLRTEVLAGLVVGLALIPEAISFSVIAGVDPKVGLYAACTMAMVIAFAGGRPAMISAATGAVALVVAPIARQYGLGYLVATVMLAGAFQVVLGALGVAKLMRFVPRSVMVGFVNALGILLFMAQIPNLHDVPWAVYPLVVAGLVLMVLFPRLTRAVPAPLVAIVILTVITVAAGIAVPTVGDKGKLPSALPVPGLPDVPFTLHTLTVIAPYAFAMALVGIMESMMTAKLVDDLTDTRSDKTREAVGQGIANIVTGIFGGMGGCGMIGQTMINVKNGARTRLSTFLAGFFLLILCIVLGPVVSRIPMAALVAVMILVSVGTFDWHSVKPATLRRMPVGETTVMVITVIVVVATSNLSIGVVVGSVTAMIIFARRVAHLTHVTSVTDPDGTQVVYSVTGELFFASSNDLVTQFDYKNDPDDVVIDLSGTHVWDASSVAALDAIETKYAQRGKTVTIEGLNQPSAAIRERLAGRLGANH encoded by the coding sequence ATGTCCTCAACGCTGCCCGCAGCGCCCAAGCCGCCCAAGCCGCCCAAGTCACCTAAATCACTCGGGTCCCGCCTGCCCAGGCCCGTGTGGCTGACCTCGCCGACGGTCCTGCGCACCGAGGTGCTGGCCGGTCTGGTCGTCGGTCTCGCGCTGATCCCGGAGGCGATCTCGTTCTCCGTCATCGCGGGCGTCGACCCGAAGGTCGGGCTGTACGCCGCCTGCACCATGGCCATGGTCATCGCGTTCGCCGGCGGACGCCCGGCCATGATCTCCGCCGCCACCGGCGCCGTCGCCCTGGTCGTGGCGCCGATAGCCCGCCAGTACGGGCTGGGCTACCTGGTCGCCACCGTCATGCTCGCCGGTGCCTTCCAGGTCGTCCTCGGCGCGCTGGGCGTCGCCAAGCTGATGCGGTTCGTGCCGCGCAGCGTCATGGTCGGCTTCGTCAACGCCCTCGGCATCCTGCTGTTCATGGCCCAGATACCCAACCTGCACGACGTGCCGTGGGCGGTGTATCCGCTGGTCGTGGCCGGTCTGGTGCTCATGGTGCTGTTCCCGAGGCTGACCCGGGCGGTGCCGGCGCCGCTGGTGGCGATCGTGATCCTCACCGTGATCACCGTGGCCGCCGGGATCGCCGTACCGACCGTGGGGGACAAGGGCAAGCTGCCCTCCGCGCTGCCGGTGCCGGGCCTCCCCGACGTGCCGTTCACCCTGCACACCCTGACGGTCATCGCCCCGTACGCCTTCGCCATGGCGCTGGTGGGGATCATGGAGTCGATGATGACCGCGAAGCTGGTCGACGACCTCACCGACACCCGGTCCGACAAGACCCGCGAGGCGGTCGGTCAGGGCATCGCCAACATCGTCACCGGGATCTTCGGCGGCATGGGCGGCTGCGGCATGATCGGCCAGACCATGATCAACGTCAAGAACGGCGCCCGTACCCGGCTGTCGACGTTCCTGGCCGGGTTCTTCCTGCTGATCCTGTGCATCGTGCTCGGCCCGGTCGTCTCCCGGATCCCCATGGCCGCCCTGGTCGCCGTCATGATCCTGGTCTCCGTCGGCACCTTCGACTGGCACTCGGTGAAGCCCGCCACGCTCCGGCGGATGCCGGTCGGCGAGACGACGGTCATGGTCATCACCGTGATCGTCGTCGTCGCCACCTCCAACCTCTCCATCGGCGTGGTCGTCGGCTCCGTCACCGCGATGATCATCTTCGCCCGCCGGGTGGCCCACCTCACCCACGTCACCTCGGTCACCGACCCGGACGGCACCCAGGTCGTCTACTCGGTCACCGGCGAGCTGTTCTTCGCGTCCTCCAACGACCTGGTCACCCAGTTCGACTACAAGAACGACCCGGACGACGTCGTCATCGACCTCTCCGGCACCCACGTCTGGGACGCCTCCTCCGTCGCCGCCCTGGACGCCATCGAGACGAAGTACGCCCAGCGCGGCAAGACGGTCACCATCGAGGGCCTGAACCAGCCGAGCGCCGCCATCCGCGAACGCCTGGCGGGCCGGCTGGGGGCGAACCACTGA
- a CDS encoding PIN domain-containing protein produces the protein MIIVIADTSGLLAALDSAHPEHGAANEAIMAAGLLVMSPLLLAELDHVATRELGREAALSAVDDLRRWIGRGRVVMPEITEGHLGAAQSVRVRYRALDLDLADAVNVALAADYDTDAILTLDRRDFRAVRPLGRYKAFRVLPDDLPL, from the coding sequence GTGATCATTGTCATCGCCGATACGTCCGGCCTTCTGGCAGCGCTGGACTCGGCTCACCCGGAACATGGGGCGGCGAACGAGGCGATCATGGCGGCGGGCCTGCTGGTCATGTCTCCGCTCCTGCTGGCCGAACTGGATCACGTGGCGACACGTGAGCTCGGCAGGGAGGCTGCCCTCAGCGCGGTCGACGACTTGCGGCGCTGGATCGGCCGGGGTCGTGTCGTCATGCCGGAGATCACGGAGGGTCACCTGGGCGCAGCCCAGTCCGTCCGTGTCCGTTACCGCGCGCTGGACCTCGACCTCGCCGACGCAGTGAACGTGGCGCTTGCCGCCGACTACGACACGGACGCGATTCTCACCCTGGACCGACGAGACTTCCGGGCCGTACGCCCGCTGGGCCGTTACAAAGCGTTCCGTGTACTTCCCGATGACCTCCCGCTCTGA
- a CDS encoding NAD-dependent epimerase/dehydratase family protein: protein MRVLVTGGAGFIGSHVVDALRARGHEAVVYDVRSGPGADVRNPLAVAEALAGVDAVSHQAAMVGLGNGVADAAEYVSRNDLGTAVLLAAMADAGVRRLVLAGSMVVYGEGRYECAEHGVVRPGPRAVTDLEAGRFEPHCPLCGAELAPGLVGEDAPADPRNVYATTKLAQEHLAAAWARSTGGTAVSLRYHNVYGPRMPRDTPYAGVASFFRSALGRGEAPRVFEDGRQRRDFVHVRDVAAANVTALEAESRPGALTAYNTGSGEPRTVGDLAHALAAACAGPAPVTTGEYRLGDVRHITADSGRLRSDLGWKPEIAFAEGMREFAAEG from the coding sequence ATGCGCGTACTGGTCACCGGCGGTGCCGGGTTCATCGGGTCCCATGTCGTCGACGCCCTGCGGGCCCGCGGTCACGAGGCGGTCGTGTACGACGTCCGGTCCGGCCCCGGCGCCGACGTGCGCAACCCGCTGGCCGTGGCCGAGGCGCTGGCCGGGGTGGACGCCGTCTCCCACCAGGCGGCCATGGTCGGCCTCGGCAACGGCGTCGCGGACGCGGCCGAGTACGTCTCCCGCAACGACCTCGGCACCGCCGTCCTGCTCGCCGCCATGGCCGACGCGGGCGTACGGCGGCTGGTGCTCGCCGGGTCGATGGTGGTCTACGGCGAGGGCCGCTACGAGTGTGCCGAGCACGGCGTCGTACGGCCGGGACCGCGTGCCGTGACCGACCTGGAGGCGGGCCGGTTCGAGCCCCACTGCCCGCTGTGCGGCGCGGAGTTGGCGCCGGGGCTGGTCGGTGAGGACGCGCCGGCCGACCCGCGCAACGTGTACGCCACGACCAAACTGGCCCAGGAGCACCTGGCCGCCGCCTGGGCCCGCTCGACGGGCGGTACGGCGGTGTCCCTGCGCTACCACAACGTGTACGGCCCCCGGATGCCCCGCGACACCCCGTACGCCGGCGTCGCCTCCTTCTTCCGCTCGGCGCTCGGCCGCGGTGAGGCACCGCGCGTCTTCGAGGACGGTCGGCAGCGGCGGGACTTCGTCCACGTCCGGGACGTCGCGGCGGCCAATGTCACCGCGCTGGAGGCGGAGAGCCGGCCGGGAGCGCTGACGGCCTACAACACCGGCAGCGGCGAGCCCCGTACCGTCGGCGACCTGGCGCACGCCCTCGCCGCGGCCTGCGCCGGCCCCGCGCCCGTGACCACCGGCGAGTACCGCCTCGGCGACGTCCGGCACATCACCGCCGACTCCGGCCGCCTGCGGTCGGACCTCGGCTGGAAGCCGGAGATCGCCTTCGCGGAGGGCATGCGGGAGTTCGCGGCGGAGGGGTGA
- a CDS encoding response regulator transcription factor: MASGAAPAPQPSPAPQPRPGRVLVVDDDPTVAEVVAGYLDRAGYVVDRAADGPDALVRAAGHRPDLVVLDLMLPGMDGLEVCRRLRERGPVPVIMLTARGDEDDRILGLEVGADDYVTKPFSPRELVLRVESVLRRSRPAGPRAPLGAAGLTVDPAARRATKNGTELALTLREFDLLAFLLRHPGRAFGREELMREVWGWDFGDLSTVTVHVRRLRGKVEDDPARPRLIQTVWGVGYRFDPTGDRHEGGDSHPAPAGEVS; encoded by the coding sequence ATGGCGTCCGGTGCCGCCCCCGCCCCCCAGCCCAGCCCTGCCCCCCAGCCCCGCCCCGGGCGGGTTCTCGTCGTTGACGACGATCCCACCGTCGCCGAGGTGGTCGCCGGGTATCTCGATCGGGCCGGGTATGTCGTGGACCGGGCCGCCGATGGGCCCGACGCTCTCGTGCGGGCGGCCGGGCACCGGCCGGATCTGGTGGTGCTGGATCTGATGCTGCCCGGCATGGACGGGCTGGAGGTGTGCCGGCGGCTGCGTGAGCGGGGCCCGGTGCCGGTCATCATGCTCACCGCGCGCGGCGACGAGGACGACCGCATCCTCGGTCTGGAGGTGGGCGCCGACGACTACGTCACCAAGCCGTTCAGCCCGCGCGAACTGGTGCTGCGCGTGGAGTCGGTCCTGCGCCGCTCGCGCCCGGCCGGCCCCCGCGCCCCGCTCGGCGCGGCCGGTCTCACTGTCGACCCCGCAGCCCGCCGTGCCACCAAGAACGGCACCGAACTCGCCCTCACGCTCCGGGAGTTCGACCTCCTCGCCTTCCTCCTGCGGCATCCGGGGCGTGCGTTCGGCCGCGAGGAGCTGATGCGGGAGGTGTGGGGCTGGGACTTCGGCGACCTGTCGACCGTCACCGTCCACGTCCGCCGTCTGCGCGGCAAGGTCGAGGACGACCCGGCCCGGCCCCGCCTGATCCAGACCGTGTGGGGCGTCGGCTACCGCTTCGACCCCACCGGCGACCGGCACGAGGGCGGGGACAGTCACCCGGCCCCAGCCGGGGAGGTGAGCTGA
- a CDS encoding thioesterase family protein, translating into MSLSPRPAAHPPAQTGSYYERIDEHRYKPTVHASGAWDPDELHFSPLGGLVVHAIDHHLAARPGQGGGLLLSRISYDILGRPALDECEIRVETVRPGRTIELLEAVVRVADRPVVRARAWLLAAGDTAAVAGGGPERLTPPEELAPWPMASLWPGGYIASLDVRPLAPPRPGRTTAWISTSLDLVADEPSSPLASYVALVDTANGIAVREAPTAWMFPNVDLTLHLHRQPEGRWTGLDTTVAFGPTGQGVTSTVLHDVNGPVGHAQQMLTVRPQPK; encoded by the coding sequence ATGTCCCTCTCGCCCCGCCCCGCAGCCCACCCTCCCGCGCAGACCGGCAGCTATTACGAGCGCATCGACGAGCACCGCTACAAGCCCACCGTCCACGCGAGTGGCGCCTGGGACCCCGACGAGCTGCACTTCAGCCCGCTCGGCGGCCTCGTCGTGCACGCGATCGACCACCACCTCGCCGCACGCCCCGGGCAGGGCGGCGGCCTGCTCCTCTCCCGGATCAGCTACGACATCCTGGGGCGGCCGGCCCTCGACGAGTGCGAGATCCGGGTCGAGACGGTCCGGCCCGGCCGCACCATCGAGCTGCTCGAAGCCGTCGTACGGGTCGCCGACCGCCCCGTGGTCCGGGCCCGCGCCTGGCTGCTGGCCGCCGGGGACACCGCGGCCGTCGCGGGCGGCGGCCCCGAACGGCTCACCCCGCCCGAGGAACTGGCCCCCTGGCCGATGGCGTCCCTGTGGCCCGGCGGGTACATCGCCTCCCTGGACGTACGGCCGCTCGCGCCGCCCCGGCCGGGCCGTACGACCGCGTGGATCTCCACCTCCCTCGACCTGGTCGCCGACGAGCCGAGCAGCCCGCTCGCGTCGTACGTCGCCCTGGTCGACACCGCCAACGGCATCGCCGTACGCGAGGCGCCGACCGCGTGGATGTTCCCCAACGTCGACCTGACGCTCCATCTGCACCGGCAGCCCGAGGGCCGCTGGACCGGGCTGGACACGACGGTCGCGTTCGGGCCGACGGGGCAGGGCGTCACCAGCACCGTCCTGCACGACGTCAACGGCCCGGTGGGCCACGCCCAGCAGATGCTCACGGTCCGCCCGCAGCCGAAGTGA
- a CDS encoding CopG family transcriptional regulator: protein MSMKRTNVYADPEDLAIIKEAAKRRGISEAEIIRQGIHLAAMANRVWDEPLFSRTFEGPGRTLPKAEVRDTVADAVGRGTGSGSGSAA, encoded by the coding sequence ATGTCCATGAAGCGCACGAACGTCTACGCGGACCCCGAGGACCTGGCGATCATCAAGGAGGCCGCCAAGCGCCGGGGCATAAGCGAGGCCGAGATCATCCGCCAGGGCATCCACCTTGCAGCCATGGCGAACCGGGTCTGGGACGAGCCGCTGTTCTCACGCACCTTCGAGGGGCCGGGGCGCACGCTGCCCAAGGCGGAGGTCCGCGACACGGTCGCCGATGCCGTCGGGCGTGGGACCGGCTCGGGCTCCGGATCCGCCGCGTGA
- a CDS encoding HAMP domain-containing sensor histidine kinase: MRANLLIALYAFLGAAATGLAGAVVLRTIRRRSLTASLGVVSGVGVVAMLAGTMAVAWAMFLSPHDLRVVTTVVAMAAVVSFATALLLGRWVVARSRELTDAARDFGEGGAFAAPPVPATAELDALSQELAATSARLAASRERERALETSRRELVAWISHDLRTPLAGLRAMSEALEDGVAADPDRYLKQIRTEVERLNDMVGDLFELSRIHAGTLPLSPARISLYDLVGDALAGVGPLAREHGVRLVGDRVEPVPVEVDGKEMSRVLANLLVNAIRRTPADGTVAIAAERAPDGVVLSVTDGCGGIPEEDLPRVFDTGWRGTDARTPPAGAGLGLAIVRGIVEAHRGRTTVRNIPGGCRFEVTLPTGDAAQA, encoded by the coding sequence ATGCGTGCCAACCTGCTGATCGCCCTCTACGCCTTCCTCGGCGCCGCCGCCACCGGCCTCGCCGGCGCGGTCGTCCTGCGGACGATCCGCCGCCGCTCCCTCACCGCGTCCCTCGGCGTGGTGTCCGGCGTCGGCGTGGTCGCGATGCTCGCCGGGACCATGGCCGTGGCCTGGGCGATGTTCCTGTCCCCGCACGACCTCAGGGTCGTCACCACCGTCGTCGCCATGGCCGCCGTGGTCTCCTTCGCCACGGCCCTGCTCCTCGGCCGCTGGGTGGTCGCGCGCAGCCGTGAACTCACCGACGCGGCCCGGGACTTCGGCGAGGGCGGCGCCTTCGCCGCGCCTCCCGTCCCCGCCACCGCCGAACTCGACGCGCTCAGCCAGGAGTTGGCCGCCACCAGCGCCCGGCTCGCCGCGTCCCGGGAGCGCGAGCGCGCGCTGGAGACCTCCCGGCGGGAACTGGTCGCCTGGATCTCGCACGACCTGCGCACCCCGCTCGCCGGTCTGCGGGCCATGTCGGAGGCGCTGGAGGACGGGGTCGCCGCCGACCCCGACCGCTACCTCAAGCAGATCCGCACCGAGGTGGAACGCCTCAACGACATGGTCGGCGACCTCTTCGAACTCTCCCGCATACACGCCGGCACCCTCCCCCTCAGCCCCGCCCGCATCTCCCTCTACGACCTGGTCGGCGACGCCCTCGCCGGAGTCGGCCCCCTCGCGCGCGAGCACGGCGTACGGCTGGTCGGCGACCGGGTGGAACCGGTGCCGGTCGAGGTCGACGGCAAGGAGATGAGCCGCGTCCTGGCCAACCTCCTGGTCAACGCCATCCGCCGGACCCCGGCCGACGGCACGGTCGCCATCGCCGCAGAGCGCGCGCCGGACGGAGTGGTGCTCTCCGTCACCGACGGCTGCGGCGGCATCCCCGAGGAGGACCTGCCCCGCGTCTTCGACACCGGCTGGCGCGGCACGGACGCGCGGACACCGCCGGCCGGGGCGGGGCTGGGCCTGGCCATCGTCCGCGGCATCGTCGAGGCCCACCGCGGCCGTACGACCGTACGCAACATCCCCGGCGGCTGCCGCTTCGAGGTAACCCTCCCGACGGGTGACGCCGCCCAGGCGTGA
- a CDS encoding glycosyltransferase family 2 protein: MPPGPSVDVVLPCLDEAEALPWVLGRIPAGWRALVVDNGSTDGSAGLARALGATVVHEERRGFGAACHAGLTAATADIVCFCDCDASLDPGLLVPFVDALRDGEADLVLGRRRPRGRGAWPAHARAGNLALSLLLRRRTGLRLHDLGPLRAARREALLSLGLTDRRSGYPLQMVVRAADAGWRVRERDVPYRPRTGASKVTGTWRGTWQAVRDMSRVLNEGPARPARAAAGRPG, encoded by the coding sequence CTGCCCCCGGGTCCCTCCGTGGACGTCGTCCTGCCCTGTCTGGACGAGGCCGAGGCGCTGCCCTGGGTGCTCGGCCGGATCCCGGCCGGCTGGCGTGCCCTCGTCGTCGACAACGGCTCCACCGACGGCTCGGCCGGACTCGCCCGCGCGCTCGGCGCGACCGTCGTCCACGAGGAGCGCCGCGGCTTCGGCGCCGCCTGCCACGCCGGGCTGACCGCCGCCACCGCCGACATCGTCTGCTTCTGCGACTGCGACGCCTCCCTCGACCCCGGCCTGCTCGTACCGTTCGTCGACGCGCTCCGCGACGGCGAGGCCGACCTGGTGCTGGGCAGGCGCCGCCCGCGGGGCAGGGGCGCCTGGCCCGCCCACGCCCGCGCCGGCAACCTGGCCCTCTCCCTGCTGCTGCGCCGCCGCACCGGGCTGCGCCTGCACGACCTCGGCCCCCTGCGCGCCGCCCGCCGCGAGGCCCTCCTCTCCCTCGGCCTGACCGACCGGCGCAGCGGCTACCCCCTGCAGATGGTGGTCCGCGCGGCCGACGCCGGCTGGCGCGTCCGCGAACGCGACGTCCCGTACCGCCCCCGCACCGGCGCCTCGAAGGTCACCGGCACCTGGCGCGGCACCTGGCAAGCGGTACGCGACATGAGCCGCGTCCTGAACGAGGGTCCGGCGCGGCCGGCGCGAGCAGCGGCGGGGAGGCCCGGGTGA
- the dcd gene encoding dCTP deaminase, producing MLLSDKDIRAEIDAGRVRIDPYDESMVQPSSVDVRLDRYFRVFENHRYPHIDPSVEQADLTRLVEPDGDEPFILHPGEFVLASTYEVITLPDDLASRLEGKSSLGRLGLVTHSTAGFIDPGFSGHVTLELSNLATLPIKLWPGMKIGQLCMFRLSSPAEFPYGSERYGSRYQGQRGPTASRSFLNFHRTQV from the coding sequence GTGCTTCTCTCAGACAAGGACATCCGGGCCGAGATCGACGCCGGGCGGGTCCGGATCGATCCCTACGACGAATCCATGGTGCAGCCGTCCAGCGTCGACGTACGGCTGGACCGGTACTTCCGGGTGTTCGAGAACCACCGGTACCCGCACATCGACCCCTCCGTGGAGCAGGCCGACCTGACCCGGCTGGTGGAGCCGGACGGCGACGAGCCGTTCATCCTGCACCCCGGGGAGTTCGTGCTGGCGAGCACGTACGAGGTCATCACCCTGCCCGACGATCTCGCGTCACGGCTGGAGGGCAAGAGCTCGCTCGGGCGGCTCGGCCTGGTCACGCACTCCACCGCCGGGTTCATCGACCCCGGCTTCAGCGGCCACGTCACCCTGGAGCTGTCCAACCTGGCCACGCTGCCGATCAAGCTGTGGCCCGGCATGAAGATCGGCCAGCTGTGCATGTTCCGGCTCAGCTCGCCGGCCGAGTTCCCGTACGGCAGCGAGCGCTACGGCTCCCGGTACCAGGGCCAGCGCGGGCCGACCGCCTCCCGGTCCTTCCTGAACTTCCATCGGACCCAGGTGTGA
- a CDS encoding MerR family transcriptional regulator — protein sequence MTDQGQMQIGEVAERTGLSLRTIRHYEEVGLVVPSARSKGGFRLYTESDVERLMVIRRMKPLDFSLEEMRDLLEITDRLGRADSPPDGEELARLRRRLDAYRETADARCESLRARLAMAEDFADTLRARLGGA from the coding sequence ATGACGGACCAGGGGCAGATGCAGATCGGTGAGGTGGCCGAGCGGACCGGTCTGTCGCTGCGCACGATCCGCCACTACGAGGAAGTCGGCCTCGTCGTCCCCTCCGCCCGCAGCAAGGGCGGTTTCCGCCTCTACACGGAGTCGGACGTCGAGCGCCTGATGGTGATCCGCCGCATGAAGCCGCTGGACTTCTCCCTGGAGGAGATGCGGGATCTGCTGGAGATCACCGACCGGCTGGGGCGCGCCGACAGCCCGCCCGACGGCGAGGAACTGGCGCGGCTGCGCCGCCGCCTCGACGCCTACCGGGAGACGGCCGACGCCCGCTGTGAGTCCCTGCGCGCCCGCCTGGCGATGGCCGAGGACTTCGCGGACACCCTGCGCGCCCGTCTGGGCGGCGCCTGA
- a CDS encoding SCO4226 family nickel-binding protein, translating into MPKFMDVHHGMNGITADQLKQAHGADLAIEQEEGVHFEKAWADPESGTVYCLSEAPSAEAVQRIHERAGHRADEVHPVPLTV; encoded by the coding sequence ATGCCCAAGTTCATGGACGTTCACCACGGGATGAACGGCATCACGGCCGACCAGCTGAAGCAGGCCCATGGGGCCGATCTCGCCATTGAACAGGAGGAAGGCGTCCACTTCGAGAAGGCCTGGGCGGACCCGGAGTCCGGCACGGTCTACTGCCTCTCCGAGGCCCCCTCGGCCGAAGCGGTCCAGCGTATCCACGAACGTGCTGGTCATCGGGCCGACGAAGTCCACCCGGTTCCCCTGACCGTGTGA
- a CDS encoding phosphoribosyltransferase: MSDVRENLTYELFGNAVRELAQTIADDGYEPDIVLSIARGGVFVAGALAYALDCKNIHLVNVEFYTGVGTTLEMPVMLAPVPNVIDFSDKKVLITDDVADTGKTLKLVRDFCLDTVAEVRSAVIYEKSHSLVKCEYVWKRTDEWINFPWSVLPPVHRTGSAPKVNREAL; encoded by the coding sequence ATGAGCGACGTCCGGGAGAACCTGACCTACGAGCTGTTCGGCAACGCCGTCCGCGAACTGGCGCAGACCATCGCCGACGACGGCTACGAGCCCGACATCGTGCTGAGCATCGCCCGCGGCGGCGTGTTCGTCGCGGGCGCCCTGGCGTACGCCCTGGACTGCAAGAACATCCACCTCGTGAACGTCGAGTTCTACACCGGCGTCGGCACCACGCTGGAGATGCCGGTCATGCTCGCGCCCGTGCCGAACGTGATCGACTTCTCCGACAAGAAGGTCCTCATCACCGACGACGTCGCCGACACCGGCAAGACGCTCAAGCTGGTCCGCGACTTCTGCCTCGACACCGTCGCCGAGGTCCGCTCCGCCGTGATCTACGAGAAGTCCCACTCCCTCGTGAAGTGCGAGTACGTATGGAAGCGCACCGACGAGTGGATCAACTTCCCGTGGAGCGTCCTGCCGCCGGTGCACAGGACGGGCTCGGCGCCCAAGGTGAACAGGGAAGCGCTCTGA